In the genome of Colletotrichum lupini chromosome 8, complete sequence, one region contains:
- a CDS encoding GAT domain-containing protein: protein MRKTQTDGWDLMRRITPVWTDTEEERPKTKVWWFRGPHHQRAVRYVLEIGARSPQALPSSLGALGLLRITFCHPSRRHACSRINAATLVPGLNNSPQQKDRRAYLHRPNANRGPFPPPFIARVSNNLPENKPTNSHTHLRHPPRDRSPRSATSRVSRLIKATGNVRHSQGQRLPPPLRDLDSVPRSVTLLAPRTRRGADKPTRPEPLPGAAVSLLSHAETLDTWGVPITPPKLLQRSSGPSDLALPFPSERHFQAAAQLGPAHPYLFLPNSRRLPPETYAHSFPHCCHSIHRTLTLFHRQSAHRPFTSVVHGRFAISCDVHISVSSGHPTTPLRLGRFPPLSVIGPLDPCFRRKSLVPSRLSAPPSAGSATAKMKAMKGLSVNRMMSTLKKRTTNNFSGSSQVSASPVDPQNETPEATAARSVKQFCESGGPNAQGDEVLYLPPIVDAAESSPAAAAECARIIRKYLAKDNHAKASWQYNAIMLIRILTDNPGPTFTRNMDKKFADTVKELYRTTHDPSVRQMLSETLDTFEATKFDDQGLGELISMWKKEKERSYKQYGNPRQSMAGPDPRTMNAPPFNPHSQNYFARNHTNRSLPTPVELASRLEEARTSAKLLSQVVVNTPPQEVINNDLIKEFADRCQSASRSIQLYMTAENPSPDNETMEHLIDTNEQLQSALNQHQRAVLGARKQLGIDPRSDNASPVSPQTAESQQASRTQEWTQAQAQSSSSSSTPPLPTRPSEGSGKGKASETFAPPPGPPPKAQPQYGAEDPFRDPQPEIHYSSSSRPGGSGGAVELPGEEPRLAHEPFHPGFNPTPSYLGRQDSALGKITMHGADEATTPGPLSGNPIQTVDLRNRQETLHEDSDDDLYESTPKSSKKKDPVYRY from the exons ATGAGAAAGACACAGACAGATGGATGGGATCTGATGAGGAGGATTACTCCCGTCTGGACGGATACAGAGGAGGAAAGACCCAAAACCAAAGTTTGGTGGTTTCGAGGTCCCCACCATCAACGAGCTGTGAGATACGTACTGGAGATCGGTGCAAGGTCTCCCCAGGCACTGCCGTCTTCTCTGGGGGCTCTGGGCCTCTTGCGCATCACTTTTTGCCATCCAAGTCGTCGTCATGCCTGCTCCAGAATCAACGCCGCGACACTTGTACCTGGTCTGAACAACTCGCCGCAGCAAAAGGACCGACGAGCATACCTTCATCGGCCCAACGCAAATCGAGGACCCTTTCCACCGCCTTTC ATTGCAAGGGTCTCTAACAACTT GCCCGAAAACAAACCGACGAACAGCCACACTCATTTGCGCCATCCTCCGCGAGATAGATCTCCAAGAAGCGCTACCAGCAGAGTATCAAGGTTAATCAAAGCCACCGGCAACGTCCGGCATTCGCAAGGCCAAAGACTACCGCCGCCGCTACGTGACCTCGACTCCGTACCGCGGTCAGTAACTCTCCTCGCACCACGCACTCGGAGAGGCGCAGACAAGCCCACTCGACCCGAACCCTTGCCAGGCGCCGCCGTCTCCCTCCTCTCACACGCCGAGACGCTCGATACTTGGGGCGTTCCAATCACCCCGCCAAAACTTCTCCAACG TTCGTCTGGCCCGTCCGACCTTGCCTTACCCTTCCCCTCCGAGCGTCACTTCCAGGCTGCAGCTCAACTAGGCCCTGCGCATCCGTACCTATTTCTTCCAAACTCCCGCCGCTTGCCCCCCGAAACATACGCGCACAGCTTCCCGCATTGCTGTCATTCCATTCACCGAACCTTAACTCTTTTCCACAGACAATCCGCCCATCGTCCATTCACTTCAGTCGTTCACGGCCGCTTTGCGATATCTTGCGACGTTCATATCAGCGTCTCTTCTGGACATCCGACCACTCCGCTTCGACTCGGGCGCTTTCCCCCTTTGTCCGTCATAGGACCCCTAGATCCGTGCTTCCGACGCAAGTCTCTCGTCCCCTCGCGGCTCAGCGCTCCTCCGTCCGCAGGTTCCGCGACCGCAAAGATGAAGGCCATGAAGGGGCTTAGTGTGAATCGGATGATGAGTACGCTCAAGAAGCGAACGACGAATA ACTTCAGTGGATCCAGCCAAGTGTCGGCATCGCCAGTAGACCCGCAGAACGAGACGCCCGAAGCTACGGCTGCGCGTAGCGTG AAACAATTTTGCGAATCTGGAGGCCCCAATGCTCAG GGCGACGAAGTCCTCTACCTCCCGCCCATTGTCGATGCCGCTGAGTCTTCTCCGGCCGCGGCCGCCGAATGCGCGCGCATCATCCGGAAATACCTAGCCAAGGATAACCACGCCAAAGCCTCGTGGCAGTACAATGCCATCATGCTGATTCGCATCCTTACCGACAATCCCGGCCCCACGTTCACGCGGAATATGGACAAGAAGTTCGCCGATACCGTCAAGGAGTTATACCGTACTACGCACGATCCCAGTGTCAGACAGATGCTATCCGAGACATTGGATACTTTCGAGGCTACCAAGTTTGACGATCAGGGTCTGGGCGAGTTGATCTCTATGTGGAAGAAGGAAAAGGAACGAAGCTACAAGCAATATGGC AATCCCAGACAGTCTATGGCTGGCCCCGATCCTCGGACTATGAATGCGCCGCCATTCAATCCCCACTCGCAGAATTATTTTGCAAGAAATCACACCAATCGAAGCTTGCCTACCCCCGTTGAGCTTGCAAGTAGGTTAGAGGAGGCGAGAACATCTGCAAAGTTACTTTCTCAGGTTGTCGTCAACACCCCTCCCCAGGAGGTCATCAACAATGACCTGATCAAGGAGTTCGCGGACAGATGCCAGAGTGCTTCGAGAAGTATACAATTGTACATGACTGCCGAAAACCCGTCTCCCGACAATGAGACTATGGAGCACCTGATTGATACGAACGAGCAACTACAATCAGCGCTCAACCAGCATCAGAGAGCCGTTCTGGGCGCTCGGAAGCAGCTCGGAATCGACCCGAGGTCAGATAATGCTAGCCCCGTGAGCCCCCAGACGGCCGAGTCTCAGCAAGCGAGTCGGACCCAAGAATGGACGCAAGCCCAGGCCCAGTCGTCATCTTCTAGTTCGACCCCTCCTCTGCCGACAAGGCCGTCCGAAGGAAGCGGAAAGGGCAAGGCATCAGAAACCTTCGCCCCACCCCCGGGACCGCCCCCGAAAGCGCAACCGCAATACGGGGCCGAGGACCCATTCAGAGACCCCCAGCCGGAGATCCACTACTCTTCATCGAGCAGACCCGGAGGGTCCGGTGGTGCGGTGGAACTACCGGGCGAGGAGCCGCGGCTGGCTCATGAGCCATTCCATCCAGGCTTCAACCCCACTCCAAGCTACCTTGGAAGACAAGACAGCGCTCTTGGCAAAATCACGATGCATGGCGCCGACGAAGCCACTACGCCTGGACCTCTCAGCGGTAACCCGATTCAGACTGTCGACCTCAGGAACAGGCAAGAGACACTGCATGAGGACTCGGATGATGACCTTTACGAATCAACCCCGAAGAGTTCCAAGAAGAAGGACCCGGTGTACAGGTACTAG